A genomic region of Calditrichota bacterium contains the following coding sequences:
- the fliG gene encoding flagellar motor switch protein FliG, which produces MPKLAFKNLTGRQKAAILLVAIGVDAATKIFKNLKPADVEVLTQEIANLKTIPSTIIHGVIEEFYQMLLSQNFISDAGEDYARQVLERALGEQQAEEVLRKLKNIRTVEQKGFKRLEDVPKDRLINFLEKEHPQTVAVVLAHLDPGKAAKIYDEFSQEFQVEVAYRLAQLDQISPEVIGEIEGFIDANFKGEIIREIGEIEGEKVIAELLNQAGKVTEKTVLEGLIRVDPDLATQIKNLMFTFDDLILVDNRSMQKILKEVDSKELSLAMKAASEEVKAKIFGNMSERAANMLREELEFMGPVRVKEVEEAQRRILAIVANLEESGEIVIHRTGGEEDVIV; this is translated from the coding sequence GTTGCAATTGGTGTGGACGCAGCCACGAAAATTTTTAAAAATTTAAAGCCCGCGGATGTAGAGGTGTTGACACAGGAAATCGCCAATCTGAAAACGATTCCGTCAACTATTATTCATGGCGTCATTGAGGAGTTTTACCAGATGCTGCTTTCGCAAAACTTTATTTCGGATGCGGGAGAAGACTACGCCCGGCAGGTGCTGGAACGCGCGCTTGGCGAACAGCAGGCGGAAGAAGTGTTGCGAAAATTAAAAAACATACGAACGGTTGAGCAAAAGGGCTTTAAGCGTTTGGAAGATGTCCCGAAGGATCGGCTCATTAACTTTTTGGAGAAGGAACACCCGCAAACTGTGGCCGTGGTTTTGGCGCATCTGGATCCGGGAAAAGCGGCAAAAATTTACGATGAATTCTCCCAGGAATTTCAGGTAGAGGTGGCCTATCGTTTGGCCCAGCTGGATCAGATTTCCCCGGAAGTTATCGGGGAAATTGAGGGATTTATCGATGCGAATTTTAAGGGGGAAATCATTCGGGAAATCGGTGAAATTGAGGGGGAAAAGGTCATTGCTGAATTACTGAATCAGGCCGGCAAAGTGACTGAAAAAACGGTTTTGGAAGGGCTGATACGGGTCGACCCGGATTTGGCTACGCAGATCAAGAATCTCATGTTTACATTTGATGATTTGATTTTGGTTGACAACCGCTCGATGCAAAAGATTCTGAAAGAGGTCGATTCGAAGGAATTGAGCCTGGCCATGAAAGCGGCTTCGGAAGAAGTGAAGGCAAAAATCTTTGGAAATATGTCGGAACGGGCAGCCAATATGCTGAGAGAAGAATTGGAATTCATGGGCCCGGTCCGTGTAAAAGAGGTGGAAGAGGCCCAACGGCGCATCCTGGCCATTGTGGCCAATCTGGAGGAGAGCGGGGAAATTGTAATCCACCGTACCGGCGGAGAGGAGGATGTCATTGTTTAA